A genome region from Chloroflexota bacterium includes the following:
- a CDS encoding DUF1926 domain-containing protein: protein MKQIHLGLAIHNHQPLGNFPWVFEQAYQQAYLPMVEALERHLCIRLSLHYSGCLIDWLEQNHPEFLSRLAELVNRNQIEIIGGAYYEPILPSIPDVDQLGQIAEMAAFTKQRFGIKPTGLWLAERVWEPHLAKILAEAGVEWTMVDDNAFKSLGLDERSLFGYYLTEEQGFSVKVFPISKRLRYSIPWHDVEEVINYLGSEASDKEDKIAILGDDGEKFGIWPGTYEYCWQKGWVDNFFTELEANQDWLHTIPLGEYSRRVPPVGRIYLPCASYDEMLEWSLPADKSWEYTNLKRQLEAEGRHNVTQFMYSGLWRNFLIKYPEINRMHKKMLRVHHKVYQARTIGKGDCGLQELWKGQCNCPYWHGVFGGIYLADIRASTHSYLVQAESKADNIIHQSRSWLGRRFHRKHNWLEWQIDDFDNDGNEELLVDSDSFSVYLSPKEGGSVFEWDLRRHQYNVLSTLARRPEAYHKALTEPVYEEQTGGGSIPSIHDLIMVKDEDSLRHLVYDRYLRSSFIDHFFSPATKLEEFANQSYDELGDFVGQPYEFLVEQKGDEVNILLRRSGVVQIQSRSLPFEVQKAIRLVVGDEKMDISYRVKNISGSSIQAVFGSEWNVNLLGGGHNEQAYYHIPGVALDDHHLDSWCELMDVEGIALGNRHLDIELELKARPKISLWHFPVESISNSEGGIERIYQQSCLLAMLSLDLPSGGIAKFNLTWLAKSPIV, encoded by the coding sequence TTGAAACAAATTCATCTTGGTCTGGCCATCCATAATCATCAGCCATTAGGTAACTTTCCCTGGGTCTTCGAGCAGGCTTACCAGCAGGCATATTTGCCTATGGTTGAAGCACTGGAGAGACATCTGTGTATCCGTCTTTCCTTGCACTATAGCGGTTGCCTTATTGATTGGCTGGAGCAAAACCACCCTGAATTCTTAAGCCGACTGGCCGAGTTGGTGAATCGAAATCAGATAGAGATCATAGGCGGTGCCTATTATGAGCCTATCTTGCCGTCTATTCCCGATGTGGATCAATTAGGACAGATTGCCGAGATGGCTGCTTTCACCAAGCAACGATTCGGTATAAAACCTACTGGGCTATGGCTAGCGGAGCGGGTCTGGGAACCACATCTGGCTAAGATTCTAGCTGAAGCAGGTGTGGAGTGGACGATGGTTGACGATAATGCCTTCAAATCGCTGGGGCTGGATGAGAGAAGTCTTTTTGGCTACTACCTCACCGAGGAGCAAGGTTTTTCGGTAAAGGTGTTTCCTATCAGTAAGCGCCTGCGTTATTCTATACCCTGGCATGATGTTGAGGAAGTTATTAATTACCTGGGCAGTGAAGCTTCGGATAAAGAGGATAAGATTGCTATATTGGGCGATGACGGTGAGAAATTTGGCATATGGCCGGGAACTTATGAGTATTGTTGGCAGAAGGGATGGGTGGATAATTTCTTCACTGAACTGGAAGCTAACCAGGATTGGCTACATACCATCCCGCTTGGTGAATACTCCCGCCGGGTTCCACCTGTAGGCAGAATTTATTTGCCCTGCGCTTCTTATGATGAGATGCTGGAGTGGTCTCTGCCAGCCGACAAATCTTGGGAATATACTAATCTTAAACGTCAGCTTGAAGCTGAAGGACGCCATAATGTAACTCAATTTATGTATAGTGGGTTGTGGCGCAATTTTTTAATCAAATACCCGGAGATAAACCGGATGCATAAGAAAATGCTCCGTGTCCACCACAAGGTTTATCAAGCTCGCACCATTGGTAAAGGCGACTGTGGACTGCAAGAACTGTGGAAAGGGCAATGCAATTGTCCGTACTGGCATGGTGTCTTCGGTGGGATTTACCTGGCTGATATTCGGGCAAGTACTCACAGCTATCTGGTTCAGGCTGAGAGCAAAGCTGACAACATAATCCATCAGTCCCGTTCATGGCTAGGAAGACGTTTCCATAGAAAGCACAATTGGCTGGAATGGCAGATAGATGACTTTGACAATGATGGTAATGAAGAGTTACTGGTTGATAGCGATAGCTTTTCTGTTTATTTAAGCCCCAAGGAAGGTGGCTCTGTTTTTGAATGGGACCTTCGCCGTCACCAGTATAACGTGTTAAGCACGCTGGCTAGAAGGCCGGAGGCTTATCATAAAGCTCTGACTGAGCCAGTTTATGAGGAGCAAACAGGTGGAGGTAGTATTCCTAGCATACATGACCTGATAATGGTGAAAGACGAAGACTCGTTACGCCATTTAGTCTATGACAGGTATCTCCGCTCCAGCTTTATCGACCACTTTTTTAGCCCGGCCACGAAGCTTGAGGAATTTGCCAATCAGTCTTATGACGAGTTGGGGGACTTTGTTGGTCAGCCTTACGAGTTCCTTGTAGAGCAGAAAGGCGATGAAGTGAATATTTTATTGAGGCGGAGTGGAGTTGTACAGATTCAATCACGGAGTCTACCCTTTGAGGTGCAAAAGGCAATCAGGTTGGTGGTTGGAGACGAGAAAATGGATATAAGCTACCGAGTGAAGAACATAAGTGGCTCATCAATTCAGGCTGTTTTTGGCAGTGAGTGGAATGTGAATTTGCTTGGCGGCGGACATAATGAACAGGCCTATTATCATATACCTGGAGTTGCTCTGGACGACCATCATCTCGATTCCTGGTGTGAGCTGATGGATGTCGAAGGGATAGCCTTGGGCAATCGGCATTTGGACATAGAGCTGGAATTGAAAGCGAGGCCAAAAATCAGCTTGTGGCATTTCCCCGTGGAAAGCATCTCCAATTCCGAAGGGGGCATAGAAAGGATATATCAACAAAGTTGTCTACTTGCCATGCTGTCGCTCGACTTGCCATCGGGCGGGATAGCTAAGTTTAATCTTACTTGGCTGGCTAAGTCACCGATTGTTTAG
- the hemC gene encoding hydroxymethylbilane synthase: MREITIGTRGSKLAVLQAEWLLTKLKEAFPGLEARLIKTTTRGDRCSATTLDKFAGQGIFVKELEKALLDNQIDLAVHSLKDLPTEIPDGLTLAATTTRLDPRDVLVSRAGRLAEFAPSSKIGTGSHRRAVQLLALRPDLRICDIRGNIDTRLRKVCDGEVDGVIVAAAALIRMGWENRITEYLPIEHFTPAVGQGALGIETRSEDKEITALFSAINDEPTWQCITAERAFLQALGGGCRAPIAAIGTVSNNVLKLSGMVASADGDHILRATKEGDALHYEQIGKHLARKMTEMGALQYIAKPKSQ, translated from the coding sequence ATGAGGGAAATCACTATCGGTACCCGCGGCAGCAAACTGGCTGTCCTTCAAGCTGAATGGTTGCTGACCAAACTCAAAGAGGCATTCCCTGGGCTGGAAGCTCGCCTTATCAAAACAACAACCAGAGGCGACCGATGCAGCGCTACCACCCTGGACAAATTTGCCGGGCAAGGTATATTCGTCAAAGAACTGGAAAAGGCACTTCTGGATAATCAAATCGACTTAGCCGTCCACAGCCTTAAGGATTTACCAACAGAAATTCCTGACGGGCTGACGCTAGCTGCGACAACCACAAGGCTTGACCCCAGAGATGTCCTTGTCTCCAGGGCTGGAAGGCTTGCCGAATTTGCCCCAAGTTCAAAGATAGGTACGGGAAGTCACAGGCGTGCTGTTCAGCTACTCGCCCTTCGCCCTGACCTTAGGATATGCGATATACGGGGGAACATTGATACCCGACTACGAAAGGTCTGTGATGGCGAAGTTGACGGTGTCATCGTAGCAGCTGCTGCCCTGATACGCATGGGCTGGGAAAATAGAATAACAGAATACTTACCAATAGAGCATTTTACGCCAGCGGTGGGACAGGGAGCATTGGGAATAGAAACACGCTCCGAAGACAAGGAGATTACAGCGCTATTCTCCGCAATAAATGATGAGCCGACATGGCAATGCATAACTGCTGAACGAGCATTCTTGCAGGCGCTCGGTGGTGGCTGCCGTGCGCCAATAGCTGCCATCGGCACCGTTTCAAACAACGTCTTAAAACTAAGCGGAATGGTGGCCAGTGCCGATGGTGACCACATTCTGCGTGCCACCAAAGAAGGCGATGCACTACACTACGAGCAAATTGGAAAGCATCTAGCTCGGAAAATGACAGAGATGGGTGCACTTCAATACATTGCTAAGCCAAAATCTCAGTGA
- a CDS encoding glutamyl-tRNA reductase, which yields MKKSLGIQIHVMGVNHSTTPIEIRERLAVSSDHISDALSLLRKYVSQGLILSTCNRIEVYAVTDSGYSSQPGIDFLKAWANISDADLSPYLYCYQNEAAVKHLFCVASGLDSMIIGEFEILGQVKQSLEEGNKARMVRHPLRNLFHHALRVGRQVREKTGISRNALSVSSVAVELAARAIGDLTRCKALIIGTGEAGRLVAKALKERGIAQITTTSRSYEKASALATALGGNSVDIGSLGQELITCDIAISCTGAPHVILDLKTLENAMSARSNRPLAIIDIAVPRDVEPGVKRISNVFLYDIDDFIHLSELNRKQRETEIHNAMEIVESEVKRFTSWWQSFEVKPVISSLVRKADSIRQTQLDMTLKKLRQLSAEEQESLEAMTEAIVQKILHDPIQYLKKDTHKRDDYITLVTELFQLDRDEPE from the coding sequence ATGAAGAAGTCGCTCGGAATACAGATTCATGTGATGGGTGTGAATCACAGCACCACGCCAATTGAAATCAGAGAGAGGTTGGCAGTAAGCAGTGACCACATCTCCGATGCCCTGAGCCTGTTGCGTAAATACGTATCCCAGGGACTCATACTTTCTACCTGCAACCGTATTGAGGTCTATGCCGTGACCGACAGCGGTTACTCTTCCCAACCAGGCATAGACTTCCTCAAAGCCTGGGCAAATATCTCGGATGCCGACCTATCGCCATATCTTTACTGTTACCAGAATGAGGCGGCAGTCAAGCATCTCTTTTGCGTAGCTTCCGGGCTTGACTCTATGATTATCGGCGAGTTCGAGATTTTAGGGCAGGTGAAGCAGAGCCTGGAAGAAGGCAACAAGGCTCGTATGGTAAGACATCCGCTACGAAACCTTTTCCATCATGCACTTAGGGTGGGCAGACAGGTAAGGGAGAAGACGGGGATCAGCAGGAATGCCCTTTCCGTGAGCTCTGTGGCAGTTGAGCTGGCAGCCAGGGCTATCGGCGATTTGACCAGATGCAAAGCCCTTATCATCGGCACTGGAGAAGCCGGAAGATTAGTAGCCAAGGCCCTCAAAGAAAGAGGTATCGCACAGATTACTACTACCAGCCGTTCGTATGAAAAAGCATCAGCTCTTGCCACAGCACTGGGCGGAAACTCAGTAGATATAGGTAGTCTTGGCCAAGAGCTGATTACCTGCGATATAGCCATCAGTTGCACCGGAGCACCTCACGTTATACTTGACCTAAAGACATTAGAAAATGCCATGTCAGCTCGCTCCAACCGCCCTCTGGCAATTATTGACATCGCTGTCCCTCGTGATGTAGAGCCAGGGGTAAAACGTATTAGCAATGTATTTCTCTATGACATTGACGACTTCATCCATCTCTCAGAACTGAACCGCAAACAGAGAGAGACTGAGATACATAATGCTATGGAAATTGTGGAATCCGAAGTTAAGAGATTTACCTCCTGGTGGCAGTCTTTTGAAGTCAAGCCGGTAATAAGCAGCCTGGTGAGAAAGGCAGACTCCATACGCCAGACACAGCTTGATATGACCCTAAAGAAGCTACGGCAGCTATCTGCAGAGGAGCAAGAGAGCTTGGAGGCTATGACCGAAGCCATAGTGCAGAAGATACTTCATGACCCCATTCAGTACCTCAAGAAGGATACCCACAAAAGAGATGACTACATTACGCTGGTCACCGAGCTTTTCCAGCTCGACAGAGATGAGCCCGAATGA
- a CDS encoding bifunctional precorrin-2 dehydrogenase/sirohydrochlorin ferrochelatase, which translates to MKRHEKASPYYPIVLNIQGKKCLVVGGGDIALRKVQTLLEHGANVEIVSPTFCPELNRLAKDGAIRAIHRDYKPEDLRDAFIAIAATDDTKINEGVATEARKLGILVNAADNQDSSDFIAPSYFRRGDVIVAVSTSGKSPALARKIRHELEKGFKAEYSQLAMLADEIRSELKQDGITASSDAWQEVLNLNSLIELLRHGKNREAKEIMLKKLKTLEQKEL; encoded by the coding sequence ATGAAAAGGCACGAGAAAGCATCTCCATACTATCCTATTGTACTCAATATTCAAGGTAAGAAGTGCCTGGTGGTCGGTGGAGGCGACATAGCCCTGCGCAAGGTACAAACGCTGCTAGAACACGGCGCTAATGTGGAGATTGTCAGCCCCACCTTCTGCCCAGAGCTGAATCGACTGGCAAAAGATGGAGCCATCCGAGCAATCCACAGGGACTACAAGCCAGAAGATTTACGGGATGCCTTTATCGCCATAGCCGCGACCGATGATACCAAAATAAATGAAGGCGTGGCTACTGAAGCAAGAAAGCTGGGAATATTAGTAAACGCTGCGGACAACCAGGATAGTTCCGATTTTATTGCCCCTTCCTATTTCAGGCGTGGTGACGTTATCGTCGCTGTCTCCACATCCGGCAAAAGCCCAGCACTAGCCCGAAAAATCAGGCACGAGTTAGAAAAAGGCTTTAAGGCTGAATATTCCCAACTAGCCATGCTTGCTGATGAGATTCGCTCTGAACTTAAGCAGGATGGAATTACAGCCAGCAGCGATGCCTGGCAAGAAGTCCTAAACCTGAACTCGCTTATTGAGCTGCTGAGACATGGGAAAAACCGAGAAGCCAAGGAAATCATGCTTAAGAAACTAAAGACACTGGAACAAAAAGAACTATGA
- a CDS encoding Lrp/AsnC family transcriptional regulator — protein MEFDDIDKNLLNIIQADFPLSREPFTVLGLRLGIASNEAIQRIERLKAKGIIRLISPVLNPRKLGYQTTLVAMKIPPKQLNEAGQIISAHPMVSHCYERGHDFNFWFTLAMPVAEDIGSKVYELGNKIKAEATLNLPAVKTFKIGTYFDLVGHNMSTPNMVSHYNRLSGTDFELSLADRAVINELQQDLPVTTKPFDSMATRLSMDVDEFLSNCQTLLQRRIMRRFSASISHNKLGFTANAMACWRVPSDTVETAGKKIATLPQISHCYQRQTGPIWPYNLFAMMHAKAKETCRAIADKICSETGLDRNALVLLFSTKEVKKTRVRYPV, from the coding sequence ATGGAATTCGATGACATAGACAAAAACCTGCTCAACATCATCCAGGCAGATTTCCCTTTGAGCCGAGAGCCGTTCACCGTCCTGGGGCTGCGTCTAGGTATAGCAAGTAACGAGGCAATCCAGAGGATCGAGCGGTTAAAAGCAAAAGGAATCATCCGCCTAATAAGTCCCGTTCTTAATCCAAGAAAGCTCGGCTACCAGACTACCCTGGTAGCAATGAAAATTCCCCCAAAACAGCTAAATGAGGCAGGTCAAATCATCAGCGCACATCCCATGGTAAGTCATTGCTACGAACGCGGCCATGACTTCAATTTCTGGTTCACACTAGCCATGCCTGTAGCTGAGGACATAGGGAGCAAAGTTTATGAGTTGGGGAACAAAATCAAAGCCGAGGCAACATTAAACCTGCCAGCAGTAAAAACCTTTAAGATAGGAACTTACTTCGACCTTGTTGGTCATAATATGTCAACGCCAAATATGGTTTCCCATTATAACAGGCTTTCGGGTACTGACTTCGAGCTATCTCTTGCAGACCGGGCTGTCATCAATGAATTGCAACAAGACCTTCCTGTAACAACGAAGCCCTTTGACTCAATGGCAACAAGACTATCAATGGATGTAGACGAATTTTTAAGCAACTGCCAGACCCTTTTGCAGCGCAGAATTATGCGACGCTTCAGCGCCTCCATAAGCCATAACAAACTTGGATTTACGGCTAATGCAATGGCCTGCTGGAGAGTACCATCGGATACGGTGGAGACAGCAGGCAAAAAGATAGCCACACTCCCACAAATAAGCCACTGCTATCAAAGGCAGACAGGCCCTATCTGGCCCTACAATCTATTTGCCATGATGCATGCCAAGGCTAAGGAGACCTGCCGAGCCATAGCTGATAAAATATGCTCAGAGACGGGGCTTGACAGAAATGCGCTGGTACTGCTTTTCAGCACCAAAGAGGTAAAAAAGACCAGGGTTAGATATCCAGTATGA
- a CDS encoding radical SAM protein codes for MTRELVRESRVEKEDITAKLKMVAWEITRSCNLFCAHCRSSSTAGTYKDELSTEECLRLIDGILEVSKPVLILTGGEPLLRQDLFQIAGYAATKGLRVVMGTNGTIITEDIAAKLKAIPISRVAVSIDFPTAELQDEFRGKAGAFQTAISGIARLRQAGIEVQINSTITRLNMKYLNDLLNLAIEVGAVAFHPFMLVPTGRGKGLGAVEMSPEEYEQILNWAYDNQKELGNRIFFKPTDAPHYQRIMRQRSKESNPQETLLGAKPAMRTRGHAINSITRGCLAGISFCFISHRGRVQGCGYLDVEAGNIRDMNFRQIWTNSRLFRELRDVSNIKGKCGICEYKSVCGGCRARAYESTGDFLEAEPYCIYEPLALRKNR; via the coding sequence ACCTGTTTTGCGCTCACTGTCGGTCCTCTTCCACTGCCGGTACCTATAAAGATGAACTTTCCACCGAAGAATGCCTCCGCCTGATAGATGGCATACTGGAGGTAAGCAAACCTGTCTTGATCCTCACCGGTGGCGAACCACTTCTGCGCCAAGACCTCTTTCAAATAGCAGGATATGCCGCGACAAAAGGACTAAGGGTGGTAATGGGCACCAACGGTACCATCATCACCGAGGACATTGCCGCTAAGCTGAAGGCAATACCCATATCGAGGGTGGCTGTCAGCATAGATTTTCCCACAGCCGAGCTTCAGGACGAGTTCCGTGGTAAGGCAGGCGCTTTCCAAACAGCCATTTCAGGAATAGCCCGATTACGCCAGGCAGGCATCGAAGTTCAAATCAACAGCACCATCACCAGGCTAAATATGAAGTATCTGAATGATTTACTGAACCTCGCCATTGAGGTAGGAGCGGTTGCCTTCCATCCATTTATGTTAGTGCCAACAGGCCGGGGCAAGGGACTCGGAGCAGTAGAAATGTCTCCAGAAGAATATGAGCAAATTCTAAATTGGGCCTATGATAATCAAAAAGAACTGGGGAACAGAATATTCTTCAAGCCCACGGATGCCCCTCATTACCAGCGAATAATGAGACAGAGAAGCAAGGAGAGCAATCCGCAAGAAACATTGCTTGGTGCGAAACCGGCAATGAGAACCAGAGGTCACGCCATAAACTCTATAACACGAGGTTGCCTGGCTGGCATTAGTTTCTGCTTCATCTCCCATAGGGGTAGAGTGCAGGGGTGTGGTTATCTGGATGTGGAAGCCGGGAATATAAGAGATATGAATTTCAGACAAATCTGGACGAATTCAAGGCTGTTCCGTGAATTAAGAGACGTATCGAACATCAAGGGAAAATGTGGCATCTGCGAATACAAAAGCGTTTGTGGCGGCTGTCGGGCCAGAGCCTACGAATCAACCGGCGATTTTCTGGAAGCTGAGCCGTACTGCATATATGAACCGTTAGCACTTAGAAAGAACAGATAG